In uncultured Desulfobacter sp., one DNA window encodes the following:
- a CDS encoding CoA ester lyase: MDKPCRTMISVPGNKTKMHAKAAASNVDVIMLDLEDSVPADEKEAARKTVIDSLHALNFNEKCVALRINSLDTPFAYKDLIQVVEAAGDCLETVVVPKVNHEADIHFAGRLLDGIEIALGQTRQIRIQACIETAQGLSRINEIASADPRLSSLSFGIADYQASIGAALVSLSGHGENEEQVYPGHRWHFQLSRMVMAAKANGLMALDAPFGNFRDDDGLKKSTALAKALGCDGKWVIHPDQIDTVNQVFTPASEEIQRARKILDAADDRSRGAVAVDGRMVDQATIRIARRVWAQAVFLGQV; the protein is encoded by the coding sequence ATGGATAAGCCCTGTCGGACGATGATTTCCGTACCCGGAAACAAGACAAAGATGCATGCCAAAGCTGCGGCTTCCAACGTTGACGTCATTATGCTGGACTTGGAAGACAGCGTGCCGGCGGATGAAAAAGAAGCGGCTCGTAAAACGGTTATTGATTCGCTTCACGCTTTGAATTTTAATGAAAAGTGTGTCGCCCTTCGCATCAACAGTCTGGACACGCCGTTTGCCTATAAAGATTTGATTCAGGTAGTAGAGGCCGCCGGAGATTGTCTTGAAACTGTTGTGGTGCCCAAGGTAAATCATGAGGCGGATATCCATTTTGCCGGCCGCTTATTGGACGGCATTGAAATAGCATTGGGACAAACAAGGCAGATCCGGATCCAGGCTTGTATTGAGACCGCCCAGGGCCTTTCCCGGATTAACGAGATTGCTTCGGCCGATCCCAGGCTCTCTTCTCTGTCATTCGGCATTGCCGATTATCAGGCCAGCATCGGGGCCGCGCTGGTCTCTTTGTCCGGTCACGGAGAAAACGAGGAGCAGGTTTACCCCGGTCACCGGTGGCATTTTCAGCTCAGCCGCATGGTTATGGCGGCCAAGGCCAACGGGCTTATGGCCCTGGATGCCCCCTTTGGGAACTTTAGGGATGATGATGGCCTGAAAAAATCAACGGCCCTGGCCAAGGCCCTTGGATGTGACGGGAAATGGGTGATCCATCCTGACCAGATTGACACAGTCAACCAGGTGTTTACCCCTGCATCGGAAGAGATCCAGCGGGCCAGGAAAATTCTGGACGCGGCAGATGACCGGTCCCGAGGCGCCGTGGCTGTTGACGGCCGAATGGTTGACCAGGCGACCATCCGAATTGCCCGACGGGTTTGGGCGCAGGCTGTTTTCCTCGGACAGGTTTAG
- a CDS encoding Sbal_3080 family lipoprotein has product MKSFLLFSFSLFLLLSGCSAVTVDPVDSNLEITHVCIKDCPEKCFDRRMLYLIQDGFQRHGITTEVLNCELPSECEYSLTYSCERAWGMATYLGHAEIQLYHGKSQIGNATYHLKGKAGFAFTDWENTKSKIDPVIDELLNGVQSGD; this is encoded by the coding sequence ATGAAATCTTTTTTATTATTTTCTTTCTCTCTTTTTCTTCTGTTGTCTGGCTGCTCCGCCGTCACAGTAGACCCTGTAGACAGCAATTTGGAAATCACTCATGTCTGTATTAAGGATTGCCCGGAAAAGTGTTTTGACAGGCGCATGCTGTATCTTATCCAGGATGGCTTTCAACGTCATGGTATTACCACAGAAGTATTAAATTGTGAATTGCCGTCTGAATGTGAATACTCATTGACTTATTCTTGCGAAAGGGCATGGGGCATGGCAACCTACTTAGGGCATGCTGAAATTCAACTTTATCACGGTAAATCGCAAATTGGGAATGCGACGTATCATTTAAAGGGAAAAGCAGGCTTTGCATTCACCGACTGGGAAAATACAAAATCGAAAATTGATCCTGTTATTGATGAGCTGCTTAATGGTGTGCAATCAGGAGACTAA
- a CDS encoding IS1634 family transposase codes for MTIHAFSMGMYVRTIKRRNKDGSEVEYVQLAHNTRHPEKGYSRAEVVYSFGRRDQLDVAALKRLVSSLSRFISPEDIQDLEAQSAGLKFISSRPAGGALLLKGLWERIGIDRCLANALKHTEFKAPISDAIFAMVANRALAPSSKLAVEEWVAKDVHLDIEAPIKVQHLYRSMDFLLKNAEAIQEKVFWTTAQLLNLTVDLIFFDTTNTYFEMEDTNDSELLAFGKSKHKRDDLPQVTIGLAVTREGIPVRCWVLPGNQNDAKCVDTVQKDLNDWRLGNVIWAMDRGMTSEENRKNLQRAGGQYILGEKLRGPNVNEEALNRGGRFKKVNDNLHIKEVFVGEGSGRRRFVIAYNPEQAEHDKHVRARNLERIETELAALNKRSGKAYLKSKYALLAHRSMGRYLKELKSGKLTVDKAKIKQAEKLDGKYLLSTSDKSLSAEDIALGYKQLMEVERAFRTLKSTLSLRPVYHTKNDRIRSHVLLCWLALLLVRITELETGLSWPRVRAELERLHLGEFLHKDGRVLQYTELTQNQRNLFKKLNIKLPAKIKSIG; via the coding sequence ATGACGATACATGCTTTTTCTATGGGCATGTATGTACGCACAATAAAACGCAGAAACAAAGATGGGTCCGAGGTCGAGTATGTTCAGTTAGCCCACAATACTCGTCATCCAGAAAAAGGCTATTCACGAGCCGAGGTCGTCTACTCCTTCGGGCGGCGGGACCAACTCGACGTAGCCGCCCTCAAGCGCTTAGTCAGCAGCCTCAGCCGGTTCATCAGCCCCGAAGACATTCAGGACCTTGAAGCCCAAAGCGCCGGGCTCAAGTTCATATCCAGCAGGCCGGCAGGGGGAGCCCTGCTGCTCAAAGGCTTGTGGGAACGCATTGGGATTGACCGCTGCCTTGCCAATGCATTGAAACACACAGAGTTCAAAGCGCCGATTTCGGATGCGATTTTTGCAATGGTGGCCAACAGGGCACTGGCTCCGTCTTCCAAACTTGCCGTCGAAGAGTGGGTAGCCAAGGATGTTCATCTGGACATTGAGGCGCCGATCAAGGTTCAGCACCTTTACCGGAGTATGGACTTCCTGCTTAAGAATGCGGAGGCCATCCAAGAGAAGGTGTTCTGGACAACGGCTCAACTGCTGAATCTCACGGTGGACCTGATCTTCTTTGATACAACCAACACTTATTTTGAAATGGAAGACACCAACGACTCGGAGCTGCTTGCTTTTGGGAAATCTAAACACAAAAGAGATGACCTGCCCCAAGTCACCATTGGCCTGGCCGTGACACGGGAAGGTATCCCGGTCCGTTGCTGGGTTCTGCCGGGCAACCAAAATGACGCCAAGTGCGTCGATACCGTTCAAAAGGATTTGAACGACTGGCGGCTTGGCAACGTGATTTGGGCCATGGACCGTGGCATGACCAGCGAAGAGAATCGAAAAAACCTCCAAAGAGCCGGGGGACAGTACATCCTTGGTGAAAAGTTGAGGGGCCCCAATGTAAATGAAGAAGCCCTGAACCGGGGTGGGCGGTTCAAAAAGGTCAACGACAATCTCCATATCAAAGAGGTCTTTGTCGGTGAGGGCAGCGGCAGGCGCCGGTTCGTCATCGCTTACAACCCAGAACAGGCTGAACACGACAAACATGTCAGGGCAAGGAACCTGGAGCGGATCGAAACGGAGCTGGCGGCACTGAACAAACGGTCCGGCAAAGCATATCTCAAATCCAAATATGCTCTCCTGGCACACCGGTCCATGGGCAGATACCTCAAGGAACTGAAGTCAGGCAAGCTGACGGTGGATAAGGCTAAGATTAAGCAGGCGGAAAAGCTGGACGGCAAATATCTTTTGAGCACAAGCGACAAAAGCCTGTCGGCTGAGGATATCGCCCTTGGCTACAAACAACTCATGGAAGTCGAGCGCGCGTTCCGCACTTTAAAGTCCACCCTGTCCCTCCGGCCTGTCTACCACACCAAAAACGACCGCATCCGCTCTCATGTCCTGCTGTGCTGGCTGGCCCTGCTCCTGGTGCGGATTACCGAGCTGGAGACCGGCTTGAGCTGGCCCAGGGTCCGCGCCGAGCTGGAACGGCTCCATTTAGGCGAATTTTTGCATAAAGATGGGCGTGTACTACAGTACACAGAACTCACTCAAAATCAGCGTAACCTATTTAAAAAATTAAACATAAAACTTCCTGCGAAAATCAAGTCCATAGGATAA
- a CDS encoding acetyl-CoA hydrolase/transferase C-terminal domain-containing protein, which translates to MSELETRVECKSLLKKVMKAEETIQFFKPGMNLGWSGFTPAGYPKAVPIALADYVEANSLQGKWRFNLFIGASVGAETENRWADLDMIDRRWPYQTGKNIAKGINSGRIRMGDKHLSLFAQDLGYGFYTKDTESGKLDLAIIEVSCIKEDGRIVPTASCGVIPEILMVCDKIILEVNTGMPSFEGMHDLFMPGTPPNRQVFNITKADSRIGSTSIACDPEKVIAVVESKYPDKGRAFTDIDETSEAIAGHIIEFFTAEVNAGRLPNNLLPLQSGVGSIANAVVGGLAKGPFEHLTVYTEVLQDTMLDLFDSGKLDAASSCSLSLSEKEGFPRFLANRNRYADKIVLRPLSVSNAPEAVRRLGCISMNTPVEFDIYAHANSTLVGGTRMINGIGGSGDFLRNGFLKMMHCPSVRPTKTDPTGITCVVPKAPHIDHTEHDLDVVVTDQGLADLRGLAPKERAQTIIDKCVHPEYKDIIQEYLDMSSKVTLAKGVGHEPQLFDRCFKMQMNLAKNGTMKIDNWDVPEMV; encoded by the coding sequence ATGTCTGAACTTGAGACACGAGTGGAATGTAAAAGCCTTCTGAAAAAAGTTATGAAGGCTGAAGAAACAATCCAGTTTTTTAAACCTGGAATGAACCTTGGCTGGTCAGGTTTTACACCTGCAGGTTACCCGAAAGCAGTACCCATTGCCCTGGCTGACTATGTCGAAGCCAACAGCCTTCAGGGCAAATGGCGTTTCAACCTTTTTATCGGCGCATCTGTGGGTGCGGAAACAGAAAACAGATGGGCCGATCTGGATATGATTGACAGAAGATGGCCGTACCAGACAGGTAAAAACATCGCTAAAGGCATCAACAGCGGCCGCATCAGAATGGGTGACAAACACCTCTCTCTCTTTGCCCAGGATCTTGGATATGGTTTTTATACCAAAGATACGGAATCGGGCAAACTTGATCTTGCCATCATTGAAGTTTCCTGCATTAAAGAAGATGGACGGATTGTTCCCACCGCCTCCTGTGGTGTAATCCCCGAAATTCTTATGGTGTGTGATAAAATCATTCTTGAGGTCAACACAGGTATGCCGTCATTTGAAGGCATGCACGACCTTTTTATGCCGGGGACACCACCCAACCGACAGGTTTTCAATATTACAAAAGCAGACAGCCGTATCGGTTCGACCTCCATTGCATGCGACCCTGAAAAAGTTATTGCTGTTGTAGAGTCAAAATATCCGGATAAAGGCCGCGCCTTTACAGACATTGATGAGACCTCCGAAGCCATCGCCGGCCACATCATTGAATTTTTTACTGCTGAAGTGAACGCCGGACGTCTTCCCAACAATCTGCTTCCGCTCCAGTCCGGTGTCGGCTCCATCGCCAACGCTGTTGTGGGTGGTCTTGCCAAAGGGCCTTTTGAACACCTGACCGTTTACACCGAAGTGCTTCAGGATACCATGCTTGACCTGTTTGACTCCGGTAAACTTGATGCGGCCTCTTCATGCTCACTTTCTCTGTCCGAGAAAGAGGGGTTCCCCCGTTTCCTGGCAAACCGGAACAGATATGCGGATAAAATCGTTCTTCGTCCTCTTTCTGTTTCCAACGCGCCGGAGGCGGTCCGCCGTCTTGGATGTATCTCAATGAATACACCTGTTGAGTTTGATATTTACGCCCATGCAAACTCAACGCTCGTGGGCGGCACTAGAATGATCAACGGTATTGGCGGTTCAGGTGACTTCCTCAGAAACGGTTTCTTGAAAATGATGCACTGTCCGTCTGTGCGTCCTACAAAAACAGATCCGACAGGGATCACATGTGTTGTGCCAAAGGCCCCGCACATTGACCACACAGAACACGATCTTGATGTTGTGGTGACAGACCAGGGTCTTGCAGATCTTCGCGGTCTTGCCCCTAAAGAGAGAGCACAAACCATCATCGATAAATGTGTGCACCCCGAGTATAAGGACATCATTCAGGAGTATCTTGACATGTCTTCCAAGGTTACGCTTGCAAAAGGTGTCGGCCATGAGCCCCAGCTTTTTGACAGGTGCTTTAAAATGCAAATGAATCTTGCGAAAAACGGCACAATGAAAATCGACAACTGGGATGTACCTGAAATGGTATAG
- the aqpZ gene encoding aquaporin Z, protein MNKYGAEFFGTFWLVLGGCGSAVLSAAFPDVGIGLLGVSLAFGLTVLTMAFAIGHISGCHLNPAVSFGLWAGGRFPAKELLPYIIAQVLGGIAAGGILYLIANGKAGFDLSAGFASNGYGAHSPGGYSLLSALITEVVMTMMFLIVILGATDERAPQGFAPIAIGLCLTLIHLISIPVTNTSVNPARSTGVALFAGDWAIAQLWLFWVAPIIGGILGAVVYRFIGTETQ, encoded by the coding sequence ATGAACAAGTATGGCGCAGAGTTTTTTGGAACATTCTGGTTAGTTCTCGGCGGATGCGGCAGCGCCGTTTTATCAGCGGCTTTTCCAGACGTTGGTATAGGACTGCTTGGTGTATCACTGGCATTTGGTCTCACCGTGCTCACAATGGCCTTCGCCATCGGACACATATCAGGATGTCATCTGAATCCGGCCGTTTCGTTTGGCCTATGGGCAGGTGGGCGTTTTCCGGCAAAAGAGTTACTTCCCTATATCATTGCGCAGGTTTTGGGCGGTATAGCAGCGGGTGGTATTCTTTACTTAATCGCCAATGGAAAGGCTGGATTTGACCTTTCCGCAGGTTTTGCTTCAAACGGCTACGGCGCACATTCACCGGGCGGGTATAGTTTGCTGTCCGCACTGATCACTGAAGTGGTGATGACCATGATGTTTCTTATCGTCATTCTTGGCGCCACTGACGAACGCGCCCCACAGGGTTTCGCACCTATTGCAATTGGTTTGTGCCTGACTCTCATTCATTTAATCAGTATCCCGGTAACAAATACGTCCGTAAATCCAGCGCGCAGCACCGGCGTCGCTCTCTTTGCAGGCGATTGGGCGATTGCACAACTCTGGCTTTTCTGGGTGGCCCCAATCATTGGCGGTATACTTGGCGCTGTAGTCTATCGTTTTATCGGCACTGAGACCCAATAG